The following proteins come from a genomic window of Kitasatospora sp. NBC_01246:
- a CDS encoding SUKH-4 family immunity protein has product MTTRAQAVEAAHRWINGELPRASADGSTGSRRVHSHEFDLGWVVWAEPSPVGVDPLTGERRAPEEVGAACAVVDRITGRFTVWPSVPVDEVTALYRDFVGAGAHDPARPPSTGRGTRAELTYRDDLGEVRSLALRSAPGLPHPALRGWWWLRERGVRPEDVLAVRTDLRLSALPGGYWAYALAAELPGARVEAELSYGPRFDHRAAAVRALPAEPGGPVRNRVPFPRGGPAPAAGADDGLAALLVERFGAGGVRRFDPADVARADLPEATARVLLTVGVPVAVEGFFALHHPRPDAIADGTRPGTVLPPLAAHLAQTGRGTRVAERERLALAPQLLLGTDGWALIALDTACGAVRAVDPDYATARHCNAGPAAFVRSLALFAGWLPGLPGLDPRAAGTAVAELQRALAAIDPTVFDDPENWWAVIVEQLWDGLL; this is encoded by the coding sequence GTGACCACCCGCGCGCAGGCGGTCGAGGCCGCCCACCGCTGGATCAACGGCGAGCTGCCGAGGGCCTCCGCCGACGGCTCGACCGGGAGCCGGCGGGTGCACTCGCACGAGTTCGACCTCGGCTGGGTGGTCTGGGCGGAGCCCTCGCCGGTGGGGGTCGACCCGCTGACGGGGGAGCGGCGCGCACCCGAGGAGGTGGGGGCGGCCTGTGCGGTGGTGGACCGGATCACCGGGCGGTTCACCGTCTGGCCGTCCGTACCGGTGGACGAGGTGACCGCGCTCTACCGGGACTTCGTGGGCGCCGGCGCCCACGACCCGGCCCGGCCGCCGTCCACCGGCCGGGGCACCCGGGCCGAGCTGACCTACCGTGACGACCTCGGCGAGGTCCGCTCGCTGGCGCTGCGCTCGGCGCCCGGGCTGCCGCACCCGGCGCTGCGCGGCTGGTGGTGGCTGCGCGAGCGGGGCGTCCGCCCGGAGGACGTGCTGGCCGTCCGCACCGACCTGCGGCTGAGCGCGCTGCCCGGCGGCTACTGGGCGTACGCGCTGGCCGCCGAGCTGCCGGGCGCCCGGGTGGAGGCCGAGCTGTCCTACGGACCGCGCTTCGACCACCGGGCGGCGGCCGTCCGCGCGCTCCCGGCCGAGCCCGGCGGACCGGTCCGCAACCGGGTGCCCTTCCCGCGCGGCGGCCCGGCCCCGGCCGCCGGAGCGGACGACGGGCTCGCGGCGCTGCTGGTGGAACGCTTCGGCGCCGGCGGCGTCCGGCGCTTCGACCCGGCCGACGTCGCCCGGGCCGACCTGCCGGAGGCCACCGCCCGGGTACTGCTGACGGTCGGCGTGCCCGTCGCGGTCGAGGGCTTCTTCGCGCTGCACCACCCGCGGCCGGACGCCATCGCCGACGGCACCCGGCCCGGTACGGTGCTGCCGCCGCTCGCCGCCCACCTGGCGCAGACCGGCCGCGGCACCCGGGTGGCCGAGCGGGAGCGCCTCGCACTGGCCCCGCAACTGCTGCTCGGGACGGACGGCTGGGCGCTGATCGCCCTGGACACCGCCTGCGGCGCCGTCCGGGCCGTCGACCCCGACTACGCCACCGCCCGGCACTGCAACGCCGGGCCGGCGGCCTTCGTCCGCAGCCTGGCCCTGTTCGCCGGGTGGCTGCCCGGTCTGCCCGGGCTGGACCCGCGGGCCGCCGGCACCGCCGTCGCCGAGCTGCAGCGCGCTCTGGCGGCGATCGACCCGACGGTCTTCGACGACCCGGAGAACTGGTGGGCCGTCATCGTCGAGCAGCTGTGGGACGGTCTGCTGTGA
- a CDS encoding toxin glutamine deamidase domain-containing protein: protein MSRKLPEELAPLLARTGHQWPQADEDGLRRAAGLWRDFGVEAERLGKRGGDSAKRVTGENSGRAVDAFGEYWRAFSGRGTGHLDDAHSATILVAGAFDKAARAVDSCKADLVATLTELAAELKKAEEQAARAKAAAAEVATATRGDGAAPGGVFGGLRQGLGAVAAGVRDAATEHVAEAVAAAAVESAGLKIGGLLDELGRAMKDGLDGTLKEPAVVALLRLAPGGVPGVRPASFTGGAFDPVAAGLPAVLGEPGVLGADGAGLAVVLGQDGRPVVGVPGLAVKLDEAGRPVLDEHGDPVIVRADGTTVTDPSGLLVVQGPDGKPVVGVEDLAVKVDEQGRPVLGRDGLPVLTDKDGKEVRGIPLTDPAAGRGNGHGLDGKPGGPLADGPGAVLPGAPGAPGVPGAGPDGVVVMDGAGRPGPGGPGEHPDRTPDGGGTGPLRTGSAGGDRTPDGPGRPAAPAQFASGGGGDGGGGGGAVGYGGRADDDYHLPPAHPGGGGGAPVTVRTDSVLAPPAPQAPAAPSHLGAPDVPSGGGPAQGGPHGTSYGAQFTVPVAAGPTGPGPLAGPSGGSYPGPVAAGHGPAPFGSGVGAGPPAAGGAPGAVPAGPVGAVGPVVVPGPGTPAAGAPGASGHPGAPASGQQAPAEGRPGAGVGAGAPRGATGTPHPVTAPGPVTVLPPSAPPVAGPGRPEEHPEDHRRRPGGSPVEGGDSLAWAAVPVATAHALALQLARRALRGGAEEEFQARLRTIADSRPYGLPGGLAPVDPEHQREVERRAPRDAAGLPVRHPDPAAGGWTEVVNADGPHAPGRANNSLEIALSAVDTFTGRPTCAAPRIPTEGDAGERGGRDRAERELGAPFRDLGDGGPAFGRLTGELRRAGQGAQAVLLTLDGFGRPHAWNAVNHRDTVTYLDHQVGRRGAEPLHDAAHGLWAIALDPDGCPLDLAARRPEPATSGAR from the coding sequence ATGTCCCGCAAGCTGCCCGAGGAGCTGGCACCGCTGCTGGCCAGGACCGGCCACCAGTGGCCGCAGGCCGACGAGGACGGGCTGCGCAGGGCGGCCGGCCTCTGGCGCGACTTCGGCGTCGAGGCCGAGCGCCTCGGCAAGCGCGGCGGGGACTCCGCCAAGCGCGTCACCGGGGAGAACTCCGGCCGCGCGGTGGACGCCTTCGGCGAGTACTGGCGGGCGTTCAGCGGCCGCGGCACCGGCCACCTGGACGACGCGCACAGCGCCACGATCCTGGTGGCCGGCGCCTTCGACAAGGCCGCCCGGGCCGTCGACAGCTGCAAGGCCGACCTCGTCGCCACCCTCACCGAGCTGGCCGCCGAGCTGAAGAAGGCCGAGGAGCAGGCGGCCCGGGCCAAGGCGGCCGCGGCCGAGGTCGCCACCGCCACCCGCGGCGACGGAGCGGCGCCCGGCGGGGTCTTCGGCGGGCTGCGGCAGGGCCTCGGCGCGGTGGCGGCCGGGGTGCGCGACGCTGCCACCGAACACGTCGCCGAAGCGGTGGCGGCCGCCGCCGTCGAGTCCGCCGGGCTGAAGATCGGCGGCCTGCTGGACGAGCTCGGCCGGGCGATGAAGGACGGGCTGGACGGCACGCTCAAGGAGCCCGCCGTGGTCGCGCTGCTGCGCCTCGCGCCGGGCGGCGTCCCGGGGGTGCGTCCGGCGTCGTTCACCGGCGGGGCCTTCGACCCGGTCGCCGCCGGGCTGCCCGCCGTGCTCGGCGAGCCGGGCGTGCTGGGCGCGGACGGCGCGGGCCTGGCGGTGGTGCTCGGTCAGGACGGCCGGCCCGTGGTCGGCGTGCCGGGGCTGGCGGTCAAGCTCGACGAGGCCGGCCGACCGGTGCTCGACGAGCACGGAGACCCGGTCATCGTCCGGGCCGACGGCACGACGGTGACGGACCCGAGCGGGCTGCTCGTCGTCCAGGGCCCGGACGGCAAGCCGGTGGTGGGGGTCGAGGACCTCGCCGTGAAGGTGGACGAGCAGGGGCGGCCGGTGCTGGGCAGGGACGGCCTGCCGGTGCTGACCGACAAGGACGGCAAGGAGGTCCGCGGCATACCGCTGACCGACCCCGCGGCGGGCCGCGGGAACGGCCACGGACTGGACGGCAAACCGGGCGGGCCGCTCGCCGACGGGCCGGGCGCGGTGCTGCCGGGCGCACCCGGGGCGCCCGGCGTCCCCGGGGCCGGGCCGGACGGCGTGGTCGTGATGGACGGCGCCGGCCGCCCCGGCCCGGGCGGTCCGGGGGAGCACCCGGACCGGACCCCGGACGGGGGCGGTACGGGGCCGCTGCGGACCGGTTCGGCCGGCGGCGACCGGACGCCGGACGGCCCGGGCCGTCCGGCCGCCCCGGCACAGTTCGCCAGTGGTGGCGGCGGCGACGGTGGTGGCGGTGGCGGCGCGGTCGGCTACGGCGGCCGGGCCGACGACGACTACCACCTGCCGCCCGCCCACCCCGGGGGTGGCGGCGGCGCGCCCGTGACCGTACGGACCGACTCGGTGCTCGCGCCGCCCGCACCGCAGGCCCCCGCCGCGCCCTCGCACCTCGGCGCGCCGGACGTGCCGTCGGGCGGCGGACCCGCCCAGGGCGGCCCGCACGGCACCTCCTACGGCGCCCAGTTCACCGTTCCGGTGGCCGCCGGGCCGACCGGCCCCGGTCCGCTGGCCGGCCCGTCCGGCGGTTCCTACCCGGGCCCGGTGGCGGCCGGGCACGGTCCGGCGCCGTTCGGCAGCGGGGTCGGCGCCGGACCGCCCGCCGCCGGGGGCGCCCCCGGCGCCGTCCCGGCCGGGCCCGTGGGCGCGGTCGGCCCGGTCGTCGTCCCCGGCCCGGGCACCCCGGCGGCCGGGGCCCCGGGCGCGTCCGGCCACCCCGGCGCCCCCGCCTCCGGACAGCAGGCGCCCGCCGAGGGCCGGCCGGGCGCCGGGGTGGGCGCGGGCGCCCCGCGGGGGGCCACCGGCACCCCGCACCCGGTCACCGCGCCCGGCCCGGTGACCGTCCTGCCGCCGTCGGCCCCGCCGGTCGCCGGCCCCGGCCGCCCCGAGGAACACCCGGAGGACCACCGCCGGCGCCCCGGCGGCTCCCCGGTCGAGGGCGGGGACAGCCTGGCCTGGGCCGCCGTCCCGGTCGCCACCGCGCACGCCCTGGCGCTCCAGCTGGCCCGGCGCGCCCTGCGGGGCGGCGCCGAGGAGGAGTTCCAGGCGCGCCTGCGGACCATCGCCGACAGCCGCCCCTACGGACTGCCCGGCGGCCTGGCCCCGGTCGACCCGGAGCACCAGCGCGAGGTCGAGCGCCGGGCGCCCCGGGACGCGGCCGGTCTGCCCGTCCGCCACCCCGACCCGGCGGCCGGCGGCTGGACGGAGGTGGTCAACGCCGACGGCCCGCACGCCCCGGGCCGGGCGAACAACAGCCTGGAGATCGCGCTGTCCGCCGTCGACACCTTCACCGGCCGCCCGACCTGCGCCGCGCCCCGGATCCCCACCGAGGGCGACGCGGGGGAGCGCGGCGGCCGGGACCGTGCCGAACGCGAACTCGGCGCGCCCTTCCGCGACCTCGGCGACGGCGGCCCGGCCTTCGGCCGTCTCACCGGCGAACTGCGGCGGGCCGGCCAAGGCGCCCAGGCCGTGCTGCTCACCCTGGACGGCTTCGGTCGTCCGCACGCCTGGAACGCCGTCAACCACCGGGACACCGTGACCTACCTCGACCACCAGGTCGGCCGCCGGGGGGCCGAGCCGCTGCACGACGCCGCCCACGGCCTCTGGGCGATCGCCCTCGACCCGGACGGGTGCCCGCTCGACCTCGCCGCGCGCCGTCCGGAGCCGGCGACGAGCGGCGCCCGGTGA
- a CDS encoding NADH-quinone oxidoreductase subunit D, with protein MRETTVGIGAGAENFTGAAGSTDMVLNIGPQHPATHGVLRLKLVLDGERIVTAEPVIGYMHRGAEKLFEARDYRQIIMLANRHDWLSAFANELGVVLGVERMLGMEVPERAVWIRTLLAELNRVLNHLMFLGSYPLELGGITPIFHAFTGREDLQHVLEEASGGRMHYMFNRVGGLKEDLPAGWLGRVRAAIATVRSQLPVFEDLVLGNEIFRARTAGVGVLSRAHAEAYGVSGPIARASGLDFDLRRDEPYLAYGSDELRAVLTVVTREEGDCLARFECLLEQTVNALDLADACLDKLATLAPGPVNLRLPKVLKAPEGSTYAWTENPLGVNGYYLVSRGDKTPWRLKLRSASFNNIQALTELLPGTLVADMVAILGSMFFVVGDIDK; from the coding sequence ATGAGGGAGACCACGGTCGGCATCGGGGCGGGAGCCGAGAACTTCACCGGCGCGGCGGGCAGCACCGACATGGTGCTCAATATCGGCCCGCAGCACCCGGCGACCCACGGTGTGCTGCGGCTGAAGCTGGTGCTGGACGGCGAGCGGATCGTCACCGCGGAGCCGGTGATCGGCTACATGCACCGCGGCGCGGAGAAGCTCTTCGAGGCCCGTGACTACCGGCAGATCATCATGCTGGCCAACCGGCACGACTGGCTCTCCGCGTTCGCCAACGAGCTGGGCGTGGTGCTCGGCGTCGAGCGGATGCTCGGCATGGAGGTGCCCGAGCGCGCGGTCTGGATCCGCACCCTGCTCGCGGAGCTGAACCGCGTCCTCAACCACCTGATGTTCCTCGGCTCCTACCCGCTGGAGCTGGGCGGGATCACCCCGATCTTCCACGCCTTCACCGGCCGTGAGGACCTCCAGCACGTGCTGGAGGAGGCCTCCGGCGGCCGGATGCACTACATGTTCAACCGGGTCGGCGGCCTCAAGGAGGACCTGCCGGCCGGCTGGCTCGGCCGGGTCCGGGCGGCGATCGCCACCGTCCGCTCGCAGCTGCCGGTCTTCGAGGACCTCGTCCTCGGCAACGAGATCTTCCGGGCCCGCACCGCCGGCGTCGGCGTGCTCAGCCGGGCGCACGCCGAGGCGTACGGGGTCAGCGGCCCGATCGCGCGTGCCAGCGGGCTCGACTTCGACCTGCGCCGCGACGAGCCCTACCTGGCGTACGGCTCGGACGAGCTGCGCGCGGTGCTGACCGTGGTCACCCGTGAGGAGGGCGACTGCCTGGCCCGGTTCGAGTGCCTGCTGGAGCAGACCGTCAACGCGCTGGACCTCGCGGACGCCTGCCTGGACAAGCTCGCCACGCTGGCGCCCGGCCCGGTCAACCTGCGGCTGCCCAAGGTGTTGAAGGCCCCCGAGGGCAGCACCTACGCCTGGACGGAGAACCCGCTCGGCGTCAACGGCTACTACCTGGTCTCGCGCGGCGACAAGACGCCGTGGCGGCTGAAGCTGCGCTCGGCGTCCTTCAACAACATCCAGGCGCTCACCGAACTGCTGCCCGGCACCCTGGTCGCCGACATGGTGGCCATCCTGGGCTCGATGTTCTTCGTCGTCGGCGACATCGACAAGTAG
- a CDS encoding SAM-dependent methyltransferase: protein MTWMRWRPAMEEALYAPVGGFYRRPEGPAGHFRTSVHASPLFARAVARLLLDVDAALGRPEELAFVDVGAGRGELLTGVLAELPDGVLARLRPYGVEIAADRPAGLPSTALWTDEVPHGVSGLLFANEWLDNVPLDLGEVDEDGVLRYVEVDTATGEERLGSAVDAADAAWAARWWPAPEPGDVVEFGAPRDAVWASAVAGLERGLAVAADYGHTAASRPPLPTLTGFRAGREVRPVPDGTCDLTAHVALDAVAAPAVHSLWTTQREALRALGVNGARPPLALASTDPAAYLRALGGAGEAAELTDPAGLGAFGWLAQAVRMPVPETLAGLGGWQTLGS from the coding sequence ATGACTTGGATGCGGTGGCGGCCCGCCATGGAAGAGGCCCTCTACGCCCCCGTCGGCGGCTTCTACCGCAGGCCGGAGGGGCCGGCCGGGCACTTCCGCACCTCGGTGCACGCCTCCCCGCTGTTCGCCCGCGCGGTGGCCCGGCTGCTGCTGGACGTGGACGCGGCCCTCGGCCGTCCGGAGGAGCTGGCCTTCGTGGACGTCGGGGCGGGCCGCGGCGAGCTGCTGACCGGTGTGCTGGCCGAGCTGCCGGACGGCGTGCTGGCCCGGCTGCGGCCGTACGGGGTGGAGATCGCGGCGGACCGCCCGGCGGGACTGCCGTCCACAGCCCTGTGGACGGACGAGGTGCCGCACGGCGTCAGCGGGCTGCTGTTCGCCAACGAGTGGCTGGACAACGTGCCGCTGGACCTCGGCGAGGTGGACGAGGACGGGGTGCTGCGCTACGTCGAGGTGGACACCGCGACCGGCGAGGAGCGGCTCGGGTCCGCGGTGGACGCGGCCGACGCCGCCTGGGCCGCGCGCTGGTGGCCGGCCCCCGAGCCGGGGGACGTCGTGGAGTTCGGCGCCCCGCGCGACGCCGTCTGGGCCTCGGCCGTCGCCGGGCTGGAGCGCGGTCTCGCGGTCGCGGCGGACTACGGGCACACCGCCGCGAGCCGCCCGCCCCTCCCCACCCTGACCGGGTTCCGGGCGGGCCGGGAGGTGCGCCCGGTGCCGGACGGCACCTGCGACCTCACCGCGCACGTGGCGCTGGACGCGGTGGCCGCGCCCGCCGTCCACAGCCTGTGGACAACGCAGCGCGAGGCGCTGCGGGCGCTCGGCGTGAACGGTGCCCGACCGCCGCTGGCGCTGGCGTCCACCGACCCGGCGGCCTACCTGCGGGCGCTCGGCGGCGCCGGGGAGGCCGCCGAGCTGACCGACCCTGCGGGCCTGGGCGCGTTCGGCTGGCTCGCCCAGGCCGTCCGCATGCCGGTACCGGAGACCCTCGCCGGCCTCGGGGGATGGCAGACTCTCGGGTCATGA
- a CDS encoding sensor histidine kinase yields the protein MQRLNAWLRRHPMVVDSAWAAIVLFLGLLPDGGDNSAWRAPAQFVIALLIPLLMVFRRRYPDATVAAATALGIGQITLGILPAGSSIGYLVFAYTGAAFGSAWISRLALAAGLAAGPLTYWQLHLSKTVIDPNGDAQQRSYSLGEFLLLTAAMSSPFILCWAWGRLTRVRRAYLVELEDRAARLERERDAQAKVAVAAERARIARELHDVVAHNVSVMIVQADGAAYVLDNSPQQAREALGTIASTGRQALVEMRRLLGVLRTADTAEEYVPQPGVEELPELLDQVRTAGLQVDFATSGDPRELPRGVELTVYRIVQEALTNVRKHGGPDVHARVAVDFGERELAVLIEDDGRGSTDEQLAAGGTDGQGHGLIGMRERVGMVSGSLDVGPRPGGGFRIRAVLPLKAAH from the coding sequence GTGCAACGACTCAACGCCTGGCTCCGCCGTCACCCCATGGTGGTCGACTCCGCCTGGGCGGCGATCGTGCTGTTCCTGGGGCTCCTGCCGGACGGCGGCGACAACAGCGCCTGGCGGGCCCCCGCCCAGTTCGTCATCGCCCTGCTCATCCCGCTGCTGATGGTCTTCCGGCGCCGCTACCCCGACGCCACCGTGGCCGCCGCCACCGCGCTGGGGATCGGTCAGATCACGCTGGGCATCCTGCCCGCCGGCTCCAGCATCGGGTACCTGGTCTTCGCCTACACCGGCGCCGCCTTCGGCTCCGCCTGGATCTCCCGGCTGGCCCTGGCCGCCGGGCTGGCGGCCGGACCGCTGACGTACTGGCAGCTCCACCTCAGCAAGACCGTGATCGACCCGAACGGCGACGCCCAGCAGCGCTCGTACAGCCTGGGCGAGTTCCTGCTGCTCACCGCGGCGATGAGCAGCCCGTTCATCCTCTGCTGGGCCTGGGGCCGGCTCACCCGGGTGCGCCGCGCCTACCTGGTCGAGCTGGAGGACCGCGCCGCCCGGCTGGAGCGCGAGCGCGACGCCCAGGCCAAGGTGGCGGTCGCCGCCGAGCGCGCCCGGATCGCCCGCGAGCTGCACGACGTGGTCGCGCACAACGTCTCCGTCATGATCGTCCAAGCCGACGGCGCCGCCTACGTGCTGGACAACTCGCCCCAGCAGGCCAGGGAGGCGCTGGGCACGATCGCCTCCACCGGGCGCCAGGCGCTCGTCGAGATGCGCCGGCTGCTGGGTGTGCTGCGCACCGCGGACACCGCCGAGGAGTACGTGCCGCAGCCCGGCGTCGAGGAGCTGCCCGAGCTGCTGGACCAGGTCCGCACGGCCGGCCTCCAGGTGGACTTCGCCACCTCCGGCGACCCGCGCGAACTGCCGCGCGGCGTCGAGCTGACCGTCTACCGGATCGTCCAGGAAGCACTGACCAACGTCCGCAAGCACGGCGGCCCCGATGTGCACGCCCGGGTCGCGGTCGACTTCGGCGAGCGCGAGCTGGCCGTCCTGATCGAGGACGACGGCCGCGGCTCGACGGACGAGCAGCTCGCCGCCGGCGGGACGGACGGCCAGGGGCACGGCCTGATCGGCATGCGCGAGCGGGTCGGCATGGTCAGTGGCAGCCTCGACGTCGGGCCGCGCCCCGGCGGCGGCTTCCGGATCCGCGCCGTCCTGCCCCTCAAGGCAGCACACTGA
- a CDS encoding response regulator transcription factor, which produces MTIRVMLVDDQELLRTGFRMILQSQGDIEIVAEAGDGAQALERLRHTQVDVILMDVRMPRLDGVQTTRRICLAEDGSPLPNAPHVLILTTFDLDEYAFAALKAGASGFLLKDVPPTELVAAIRAVHGGDAVVAPTTTRRMIDRFAEVLPTAASTPGPDTLGPLTEREREVFLLVAQGLSNGEIAARLVLSEATVKTHVGRILAKLGLRDRVQAVVLAYEAGLIRAGAAD; this is translated from the coding sequence TTGACCATCCGCGTGATGCTCGTCGACGACCAGGAGCTGCTGCGCACCGGCTTCCGGATGATCCTGCAGTCCCAGGGCGACATCGAGATCGTCGCCGAGGCCGGCGACGGCGCGCAGGCCCTGGAGCGGCTGCGGCACACGCAGGTGGACGTGATCCTGATGGACGTCCGGATGCCCCGCCTGGACGGGGTGCAGACCACCCGCCGGATCTGCCTCGCCGAGGACGGCAGCCCGCTGCCGAACGCGCCGCACGTGCTCATCCTCACCACCTTCGACCTGGACGAGTACGCCTTCGCCGCGCTCAAGGCCGGGGCCAGCGGGTTCCTGCTCAAGGACGTGCCGCCGACCGAGCTGGTGGCCGCGATCCGCGCGGTGCACGGCGGCGACGCGGTGGTCGCGCCGACCACCACCCGCCGCATGATCGACCGCTTCGCCGAGGTGCTGCCCACCGCGGCGAGCACGCCGGGACCGGACACCCTGGGCCCGCTCACCGAGCGCGAGCGCGAGGTGTTCCTGCTGGTCGCCCAGGGCCTCTCGAACGGTGAGATCGCCGCCCGGCTGGTCCTGTCCGAGGCCACCGTGAAGACCCACGTCGGCCGGATCCTGGCCAAGCTCGGCCTGCGCGACCGGGTCCAGGCCGTCGTCCTCGCCTACGAGGCGGGCCTGATCCGGGCCGGCGCCGCGGATTAA
- a CDS encoding Rossmann-like and DUF2520 domain-containing protein, with amino-acid sequence MSASHSVGPGPLDDGFGDPADPGNRPARLAVGVVGTGRVGPALGAALQLAGHRVVAASGVSAASRRRAEQLLPGVRIVTPPQVLAAADLVLLTVPDDALADLVAGLVATGSVRPGQLVVHTSGAHGVAVLEPATRAGALPLALHPAMTFTGTTVDLARLAGCPFGVTAPEELRPVAEALVVEMGGEPEWVPEGVRPLYHTALAHGANHLVTLVSQALELLRTAGVAEPGRLLGPLLGAALDNSLRSGDAALTGPVARGDAGTVRRHLAQLSTVSPDIPAAYRAMARATAQRALAHGTIDEASAAALLDVLNEEN; translated from the coding sequence GTGAGCGCCTCCCACAGCGTCGGCCCCGGCCCGCTCGACGACGGTTTCGGCGACCCGGCCGACCCCGGCAACCGGCCGGCCCGGCTCGCCGTCGGGGTGGTCGGCACCGGCCGGGTCGGCCCCGCGCTGGGCGCCGCCCTGCAGCTCGCCGGGCACCGGGTGGTCGCCGCCTCCGGGGTGTCCGCCGCCTCCCGCCGCCGCGCCGAACAGCTGCTGCCGGGCGTGCGGATCGTCACTCCGCCGCAGGTGCTCGCGGCCGCCGACCTGGTGCTGCTCACCGTCCCCGACGACGCGCTGGCCGACCTGGTGGCCGGCCTCGTCGCGACCGGCTCGGTCCGCCCCGGCCAGCTGGTGGTGCACACCTCGGGCGCGCACGGCGTCGCCGTCCTGGAGCCCGCCACCCGGGCCGGGGCGCTGCCGCTGGCACTGCACCCCGCGATGACCTTCACCGGCACCACGGTCGACCTCGCCCGGCTGGCCGGCTGCCCGTTCGGGGTGACCGCCCCCGAGGAGCTGCGCCCGGTGGCCGAGGCCCTGGTGGTCGAGATGGGCGGCGAGCCCGAATGGGTGCCGGAGGGCGTCCGCCCGCTCTACCACACGGCCCTCGCGCACGGCGCGAACCACCTGGTCACCCTGGTCTCCCAGGCGCTGGAGCTGCTGCGCACGGCCGGGGTCGCCGAGCCCGGCCGGCTGCTCGGCCCGCTGCTGGGCGCCGCCCTGGACAACAGCCTGCGCTCCGGCGACGCGGCCCTCACCGGCCCGGTCGCGCGGGGCGACGCGGGCACCGTTCGGCGCCACCTGGCGCAGCTCAGTACGGTGTCCCCGGACATCCCGGCCGCCTACCGGGCGATGGCCCGCGCCACCGCCCAGCGGGCGCTCGCCCACGGGACGATCGACGAAGCGTCGGCGGCGGCGCTGCTGGACGTACTGAACGAGGAGAACTGA
- the panC gene encoding pantoate--beta-alanine ligase: MAARGKQAGKAQRAPKVHRAVVTRSVTDFEAAFWPDEQPVDNAVVMTMGALHEGHGALIRAARKQVGREGRVAVTVFVNPLQFGAGEDLERYPRDLEADVRLAEENGADVVFAPSVEEVYPNGEPQVRLAAGPMGERFEGTTRPGHFDGVLTVVAKLLHITDPDFAFFGEKDAQQLALVQRMVADLDFDVEIVGVPTVREEDGLALSSRNRFLSAEDREHALVLSRALFAGRDVAAQGPQAVREAAAAALDAAEGVTLDYLALIDPHDFTEAADDFRGEAVLAVAAKVGSTRLIDNVRIICR; the protein is encoded by the coding sequence ATGGCAGCACGCGGCAAGCAGGCCGGCAAGGCCCAGCGGGCACCCAAGGTCCACCGGGCCGTCGTCACCCGGAGCGTCACCGACTTCGAGGCGGCCTTCTGGCCGGACGAGCAGCCGGTGGACAACGCGGTCGTGATGACGATGGGCGCGCTGCACGAGGGCCACGGCGCGCTGATCCGGGCCGCCCGCAAGCAGGTCGGCCGGGAGGGCCGGGTCGCCGTGACCGTCTTCGTCAATCCGCTGCAGTTCGGCGCCGGCGAGGACCTCGAACGCTACCCGCGGGACCTGGAGGCGGACGTCCGGCTGGCCGAGGAGAACGGCGCCGACGTCGTCTTCGCGCCGTCCGTCGAGGAGGTCTACCCGAACGGCGAGCCGCAGGTGCGCCTGGCGGCCGGCCCGATGGGCGAGCGCTTCGAGGGCACCACCCGGCCCGGGCACTTCGACGGGGTGCTGACCGTGGTGGCCAAGCTGCTGCACATCACCGACCCGGACTTCGCCTTCTTCGGCGAGAAGGACGCCCAGCAGCTGGCGCTCGTCCAGCGGATGGTCGCCGACCTGGACTTCGACGTCGAGATCGTCGGCGTGCCGACCGTCCGCGAGGAGGACGGGCTGGCGCTCTCCTCCCGCAACCGCTTCCTGTCCGCCGAGGACCGCGAGCACGCGCTCGTGCTGTCCCGGGCCCTGTTCGCCGGCCGCGACGTGGCCGCGCAGGGTCCGCAGGCCGTGCGCGAGGCCGCCGCGGCCGCCCTCGACGCCGCCGAAGGTGTCACCCTGGACTACCTCGCCCTGATCGACCCGCACGACTTCACCGAAGCGGCGGACGACTTCCGGGGCGAGGCGGTGCTGGCCGTCGCCGCGAAGGTGGGCTCCACCCGCCTGATCGACAACGTCCGCATCATCTGCCGCTGA
- the panD gene encoding aspartate 1-decarboxylase, with the protein MLRTMLKSKIHRATVTQADLHYVGSVTVDEDLLDAADLLPGELVHIVDINNGARLETYTIAGPRGSGVIGINGAAARLVHPGDLVILIAYGQMDTAEAKGYLPKVVFVDADNRITGMGGDPAEAGEGTGLLRGDAAYRDGNGAAPTAAR; encoded by the coding sequence ATGCTCCGCACCATGCTCAAGTCCAAGATCCACCGGGCCACCGTGACCCAGGCCGACCTGCACTACGTCGGCTCCGTCACGGTGGACGAGGACCTGCTCGACGCCGCCGACCTGCTCCCCGGCGAGCTGGTCCACATCGTCGACATCAACAACGGCGCCCGGCTGGAGACCTACACCATCGCCGGCCCGCGCGGCTCCGGCGTGATCGGCATCAACGGCGCCGCCGCCCGCCTGGTCCACCCCGGCGACCTCGTCATACTCATCGCCTACGGGCAGATGGACACCGCCGAGGCCAAGGGCTACCTGCCGAAGGTGGTCTTCGTGGACGCCGACAACCGGATCACCGGCATGGGCGGCGACCCCGCCGAGGCCGGGGAGGGCACCGGGCTGCTCCGCGGCGACGCGGCGTACCGTGACGGCAACGGCGCGGCCCCGACCGCCGCGCGCTGA